From one Brachypodium distachyon strain Bd21 chromosome 4, Brachypodium_distachyon_v3.0, whole genome shotgun sequence genomic stretch:
- the LOC100826366 gene encoding putative disease resistance RPP13-like protein 3: MGDEQDPAVSASMGVMTSLLNKLTTLITDKNPNIKEALKDVTSLKSDLTEMLAILRKSTVRDDPDVQVKEWMRQFREVLYEAEDYIDDLCPPPAAGGEPPADNPSTATEKKGRSSSSKGLFSWKPLGSKKSDVTTRIKELRDRIKDARQRRLDYKLDSVEYAAPDPAAAIAGGAFDPRQLKLEAGEEEDDRPVGMDGPRDDLVDMLKDVEQEKQLKVVSIVGVGGVGKTTLAKEVCRTVPAQFDCRAFVKVGRNTPMKTTLLSILRQVTRGRGRQEHVDVGTSLDEQQAIDSLREFLGNKRYLVVVDDIWSISAWKIIKCALPESNCGSRVITTTRASEVADACSSRPFIHVMVPLSESDAEKLFLSRISCPREKYESELKGVFSNIFKACGGVPLAMVTIAGLLTRKFSELLSWEEVKSYAISAWDHYSALQGMKRILHVSYSDLSSPLKTCFLYLSCFPENHTIKKDRLIWRWIGEGFIPVKAEGKWITGEAYFDELVNRRLIQQEITDDDDEPLGCTVHGVVLDFIVSTSMEENFVTSEAGVRSMPRDVIRRFSLSCGDQEDDGHLVPESTKNVYLSKVRSLTVFGGAGWVMDLIKTLQFLRMLDLQDASKLADDHLNGIERLVHLKYMGLGGEGVKRLPEEIGFLRELETLDVRRTSIQELPASIVRLPNLARLLANDLPVPDGMENMTSLEEVHMVKLSDMSSPRNVAKLMRMKRLRTLGLNWCFDSASGGGGDGGKVFAKILMWSLGELGNSMVESLLLHVDGDTHRSLDVMAESWDPPYRLRRFLMTTSSNYHLPRVPPKMIKLEQLAHLKISIDQLGDPDLQLLGNLPSMVILKLQTGVTVPTTITDKMFQRLKTFCFMCKDGGLGFVLGKGAMAKLQDLQLSFKARVHTKPVGINYLSSLKQVQTTIDCEGSIDSDVKFAEEAITKQVSELHCKPTLELIRDHEDKMLQGQYIQESLGKLKASD; the protein is encoded by the exons ATGGGTGATGAACAGGATCCTGCGGTGAGTGCTTCGATGGGGGTGATGACTTCCCTCCTGAACAAGCTGACTACCTTGATCACTGATAAGAACCCCAACATCAAGGAAGCCCTCAAGGATGTAACGTCGCTCAAGTCCGATCTCACCGAGATGCTTGCTATACTGCGCAAGTCTACCGTCCGGGATGACCCTGATGTGCAGGTCAAGGAGTGGATGCGGCAGTTCCGGGAGGTTCTATACGAAGCCGAAGACTACATCGACGACCTCTGCCCACCCCCAGCAGCTGGGGGAGAGCCGCCAGCCGACAACccgtcgacggcgacggagaAGAAAGgacggagctcctcctccaaggGGCTCTTCTCGTGGAAACCGCTGGGGAGCAAAAAATCGGATGTCACCACGCGCATCAAAGAGCTCAGGGACCGCATCAAGGATGCCAGGCAAAGGCGCCTGGACTACAAGCTCGACTCCGTGGAGTACGCCGCTCCCGATCCTGCTGCTgccatcgccggcggcgcttTCGATCCCCGGCAGCTGAAGCTGGaagccggcgaggaggaggacgatcGCCCCGTGGGCATGGACGGGCCAAGAGATGACCTCGTCGACATGCTCAAGGACGTTGAGCAGGAGAAGCAGCTCAAGGTGGTCTCCATTGTTGGAGTGGGAGGTGTCGGCAAGACCACACTTGCCAAGGAGGTGTGCCGGACGGTTCCTGCGCAATTCGACTGCCGGGCTTTCGTCAAAGTCGGCCGGAACACGCCGATGAAGACCACTCTGTTGAGCATCCTGCGTCAAGTCACCCGGGGCCGCGGCCGGCAGGAGCATGTCGACGTGGGAACATCGTTGGATGAGCAGCAGGCCATCGACAGTCTTAGGGAGTTCCTCGGCAACAAGAG GTACCTTGTCGTAGTGGATGATATATGGAGCATATCAGCATGGAAAATTATCAAGTGTGCATTGCCCGAGAGTAACTGCGGAAGCAGGGTAATTACAACAACCCGCGCCAGTGAAGTAGCCGATGCTTGTTCCAGCCGTCCCTTCATCCATGTCATGGTGCCTCTTAGCGAGAGCGACGCCGAGAAGCTGTTCCTTAGCAGAATATCTTGTCCAAGGGAAAAATATGAATCCGAGCTAAAAGGAGTTTTCAGCAACATATTCAAGGCTTGTGGTGGGGTGCCATTGGCCATGGTCACCATAGCTGGGTTGCTGACCAGGAAATTCTCAGAGTTGTTAAGCTGGGAGGAGGTTAAGAGCTATGCTATTTCAGCATGGGACCATTACTCAGCTTTACAAGGGATGAAAAGGATACTACATGTCAGTTATTCTGACCTGTCTTCGCCATTGAAGACTTGCTTCCTGTACCTGAGTTGTTTCCCTGAGAATCACACGATCAAAAAGGATCGTTTGATATGGAGATGGATAGGTGAAGGGTTCATCCCTGTGAAAGCTGAAGGCAAGTGGATCACAGGAGAGGCCTACTTCGACGAGCTCGTCAACAGGAGGCTGATCCAGCAGGAGATCACCGATGACGATGATGAGCCACTAGGCTGCACCGTCCATGGTGTGGTCCTGGATTTCATCGTGTCAACGTCCATGGAGGAGAACTTTGTCACATCCGAGGCAGGAGTGCGGTCCATGCCACGCGATGTGATCCGTCGGTTCTCGCTCAGCTGTGGCGACCAGGAAGATGATGGCCACTTGGTGCCGGagtcaacaaaaaatgtttacCTATCTAAAGTCCGATCACTGACCGTTTTCGGTGGCGCCGGGTGGGTGATGGATCTCATCAAGACCTTGCAGTTTCTGCGGATGCTGGATCTACAAGATGCCAGCAAGCTGGCAGACGATCATCTCAATGGCATTGAGAGGTTGGTTCATTTGAAGTACATGGGGCTCGGGGGCGAAGGTGTCAAAAGGCTTCCGGAAGAAATAGGATTCCTGCGAGAGCTGGAGACCTTGGATGTACGGAGGACCAGCATCCAAGAGCTGCCCGCGAGCATAGTCAGACTGCCCAACCTTGCACGCCTACTAGCCAACGATCTCCCCGTGCCAGATGGAATGGAGAACATGACCTCGTTGGAGGAGGTACACATGGTCAAGCTCAGCGACATGAGCTCGCCAAGGAATGTTGCAAAGCTGATGAGGATGAAACGCCTCAGGACTCTTGGGCTCAACTGGTGTTTTGACAGCGcgagtggcggcggtggtgacGGGGGCAAAGTTTTCGCAAAAATACTCATGTGGTCTCTTGGCGAGCTGGGCAATTCCATGGTGGAGTCACTGCTCCTCCACGTCGATGGTGACACCCACAGATCGCTGGATGTGATGGCTGAGTCTTGGGACCCTCCGTATCGCCTCCGGAGATTTCTCATGACCACGAGCTCCAACTACCACCTGCCCAGAGTGCCACCAAAGATGATAAAGCTGGAGCAACTCGCCCACCTCAAGATCTCCATTGATCAGCTCGGAGACCCGGATCTTCAGCTCCTTGGCAACCTGCCTTCTATGGTCATTCTCAAGCTACAGACAGGAGTAACTGTCCCAACGACCATCACCGATAAAATGTTCCAACGCCTCAAGACGTTCTGCTTCATGTGCAAGGACGGGGGTTTAGGGTTCGTCCTCGGAAAGGGAGCCATGGCGAAGCTCCAGGACCTCCAGCTCTCCTTCAAGGCCAGGGTGCACACAAAGCCCGTTGGTATCAACTACCTCAGTTCACTCAAGCAGGTTCAGACCACCATCGACTGCGAAGGCTCCATAGATTCTGACGTCAAGTTTGCAGAGGAAGCCATCACAAAGCAAGTATCCGAGCTTCATTGCAAACCCACCTTGGAACTCATCAGAGATCATGAAGACAAGATGTTGCAGGGACAGTATATCCAAGAAAGCTTGGGGAAGTTGAAAGCTAGTGACTGA